Proteins encoded by one window of Halomonas chromatireducens:
- a CDS encoding sensor domain-containing diguanylate cyclase, protein MKTDGHATPLAGTPTDSASLGSDWVNADLATLRAKFYQLYIAVEQSPAATAITDTEGRFEYVNQRFIDVTGYTREELVGKTPAMIQSGMTPESVYRDMWQTLRSGHVWQGELLNRKKNGELYWEAETLTPIRNDSGEIVNFVAVKEDITKRKRQEEELKLLASVFQTGQATLITDANMRIERVNQAFTDITGYAAEEVVGLTPKLFKSGRHDKAFYARLWESVLETGHWQGEIWNRNKHGEIYPLWQSITAVHDENGKVRHFIAVFHNIAERKRMESELEHQATRDHLTGAHNRRAFDATMRKAIRQAERSDNTFSLLLFDIDHFKAVNDQHGHETGDIILKRLAALVSQTLRSTDQLARWGGEEFAILLQDTPVQGGTVFAERLRQQVEETRLHGLAVTISLGIAEYHKGDSPEAILARADSALYRAKRSGRNRVGIANPPA, encoded by the coding sequence GTGAAGACAGACGGCCACGCCACACCGCTTGCCGGCACACCCACTGATTCGGCAAGTCTCGGCTCTGACTGGGTCAACGCCGACCTGGCCACACTGCGAGCCAAGTTCTACCAGCTCTATATAGCCGTGGAGCAGAGCCCTGCCGCGACAGCCATCACCGATACTGAAGGTCGATTCGAGTACGTCAACCAGCGCTTTATCGATGTTACCGGCTATACCCGCGAGGAGCTGGTGGGCAAGACCCCCGCCATGATCCAGTCGGGCATGACACCGGAGAGCGTCTATCGCGACATGTGGCAGACTCTGCGCAGCGGTCATGTCTGGCAGGGGGAACTGCTCAATCGCAAGAAGAACGGCGAACTCTACTGGGAGGCCGAGACGCTCACGCCGATACGAAACGACAGCGGCGAGATCGTCAACTTCGTGGCGGTGAAGGAGGACATCACCAAGCGCAAGCGCCAGGAGGAAGAGCTCAAGCTGCTCGCCAGTGTGTTCCAGACCGGACAGGCCACGCTGATCACCGATGCCAATATGCGAATCGAAAGGGTCAATCAGGCCTTTACCGACATCACGGGGTATGCGGCGGAAGAGGTGGTCGGCCTGACACCGAAGCTGTTCAAGTCCGGGCGCCACGACAAGGCGTTCTACGCCAGGCTCTGGGAGTCGGTACTGGAAACCGGCCACTGGCAGGGCGAGATCTGGAATCGCAACAAGCATGGCGAGATCTATCCGCTATGGCAGTCGATCACCGCCGTGCATGACGAAAACGGCAAGGTCCGACACTTCATTGCCGTATTCCACAATATCGCCGAGCGCAAGCGGATGGAAAGCGAGCTCGAGCACCAGGCCACCCGCGACCACCTGACCGGTGCCCATAACCGCCGCGCCTTCGATGCCACCATGCGCAAGGCGATTCGCCAGGCCGAGCGCAGCGACAACACCTTCTCGTTGCTGTTGTTCGATATCGACCACTTCAAGGCGGTCAACGACCAGCATGGCCACGAAACAGGCGACATCATCCTCAAGCGCCTGGCCGCGCTGGTCAGTCAGACCTTGCGCAGTACCGACCAGCTTGCTCGCTGGGGTGGTGAGGAATTCGCCATTCTGCTGCAGGACACCCCCGTCCAGGGAGGAACAGTCTTCGCCGAGAGACTGCGCCAGCAAGTGGAAGAAACCCGTCTTCACGGCCTGGCCGTGACCATCAGCCTGGGTATTGCCGAATACCATAAGGGCGACAGCCCAGAAGCGATACTGGCTCGTGCCGACAGCGCGCTTTATCGGGCCAAGCGGTCGGGCCGAAACCGGGTGGGCATCGCCAACCCGCCTGCCTGA
- the ispB gene encoding octaprenyl diphosphate synthase yields MPANVSSNSSDSTTPDSPLHAAVADDFAAVNRTIMSQLASRVPLVETIGQYIIASGGKRLRPLLVLLAARSLGYEGDKHIFLATLIEFMHTSTLLHDDVVDDSHLRRGRATANDAWGNAPSVLVGDYLYSRSFQMMVEIGSLRIMGVLSGATCVIAEGEEQQLTNVGNPDIDEATYFETILGKTAMLFEAASHSGAILAEATPQQEAALQYYGRYLGLAFQLIDDLLDYQGDARAMGKNVGDDLAEGKPTLPLIQAMSAGTPEQSRLIRQAIRQGGLDHLEDVLTIVRDTGALDYTRARAEEMAAKALEQLDLLPASRYRDSMAELARLAVEREA; encoded by the coding sequence ATGCCAGCCAACGTCTCCTCGAATTCATCTGACAGCACCACCCCGGACTCGCCGCTGCACGCCGCGGTTGCCGATGATTTTGCCGCGGTAAACCGCACCATCATGTCACAGCTGGCCTCGCGGGTTCCGCTGGTGGAAACCATCGGGCAATACATCATTGCCAGCGGCGGCAAGCGACTGCGCCCGCTGCTGGTACTGCTGGCCGCACGATCGCTGGGGTACGAGGGCGACAAGCACATCTTCCTGGCCACGCTGATCGAATTCATGCATACCTCGACGCTGCTGCATGACGATGTGGTGGACGACTCCCACTTGCGCCGCGGCCGGGCCACCGCCAACGACGCCTGGGGCAATGCCCCTTCGGTGCTGGTGGGGGACTACCTCTACTCCCGCTCCTTCCAGATGATGGTTGAGATCGGCTCGCTGCGGATCATGGGCGTGCTCTCGGGGGCGACCTGCGTCATCGCCGAGGGCGAGGAACAACAGCTCACCAACGTGGGCAATCCGGACATCGACGAGGCCACCTACTTCGAGACGATCCTCGGCAAGACCGCCATGCTGTTCGAGGCCGCATCGCACAGTGGCGCGATCCTTGCCGAGGCAACCCCGCAGCAGGAGGCGGCATTGCAATACTACGGCCGCTACCTGGGGCTTGCCTTCCAGCTCATCGATGATCTGCTGGATTACCAGGGTGATGCCAGGGCCATGGGCAAGAACGTGGGCGACGACCTGGCCGAAGGCAAGCCGACCTTGCCTCTGATACAGGCCATGTCCGCCGGCACCCCCGAGCAGAGCAGATTGATTCGCCAGGCCATCCGCCAGGGCGGCCTCGACCATCTGGAAGATGTGCTGACCATCGTGCGCGATACCGGCGCGCTGGACTACACCCGTGCCCGCGCCGAGGAGATGGCCGCCAAGGCCCTGGAGCAACTGGATCTGCTGCCCGCCAGCCGCTATCGGGACAGCATGGCCGAACTGGCTCGCCTGGCGGTGGAACGGGAAGCCTGA
- the rplU gene encoding 50S ribosomal protein L21: protein MYAVIKSGGKQYRVQEGQTLKLEKLEVPTGETIEFDQVLLVADGDDVTIGAPLVDGAKVAAEIVSHGRGEKIRIIKFRRRKHSMKRQGHRQWFTEVKITGISA, encoded by the coding sequence ATGTACGCAGTAATCAAGAGCGGTGGCAAGCAGTACCGCGTTCAGGAAGGCCAGACTCTCAAGCTCGAGAAGCTGGAAGTGCCGACCGGCGAAACCATCGAGTTCGATCAGGTCCTCCTGGTAGCCGATGGTGATGACGTCACCATTGGTGCACCGCTGGTTGACGGTGCCAAGGTGGCTGCCGAGATCGTTTCCCACGGCCGTGGCGAAAAGATCCGCATCATCAAGTTCCGTCGCCGGAAGCACAGCATGAAGCGTCAGGGCCACCGTCAGTGGTTCACTGAAGTCAAGATCACCGGGATCTCCGCGTAA
- the rpmA gene encoding 50S ribosomal protein L27: MAHKKAAGSTRNGRDSESKRLGVKLFGGQVVTAGNIIVRQRGTKFHAGTGVGLGRDHTLFALSDGVVKFETKGPKNRKFVSVVSA, encoded by the coding sequence ATGGCTCATAAGAAGGCAGCCGGCTCTACCCGTAACGGCCGCGATTCAGAATCCAAACGCCTTGGCGTCAAGCTGTTCGGTGGCCAGGTCGTGACCGCCGGCAACATCATCGTCCGTCAGCGTGGCACCAAGTTCCACGCCGGCACCGGTGTCGGCCTCGGCCGCGACCACACGCTGTTCGCCCTGAGCGACGGTGTGGTCAAGTTCGAGACCAAGGGTCCGAAAAACCGCAAGTTCGTCAGCGTCGTCTCTGCCTGA
- the cgtA gene encoding Obg family GTPase CgtA gives MQFVDEASIIVEAGRGGSGCLSFRREKYVPKGGPDGGDGGHGGSVYLVGDDSLNTLIDFKFQRFYQAENGRPGQGRQMSGRAGDDLVVKVPVGTTVIDEDTLEVIVDITEIGQQVLVAQGGRRGLGNIHFKSSTNRAPRKTTTGTEGERRNLRLEMKVMADVGLLGMPNAGKSTLIRSVSAAKPKVADYPFTTLVPNLGVVKLGMHEHFVMADVPGLIEGASDGAGLGLRFLKHLTRTRLLFHVVDMAPFDESDPVEAAEAIIHELGQFSPALAELPRWLVVNKLDLVPEEEREARVAAIVEGLAWEGPVYRISAISGEGTDALVQVAHRWLTERRRLEHEDEEAAERERQMRERMEAESVARTEARLGRRRKRKDDDDDDFDDDDYDVEVEYAP, from the coding sequence ATGCAGTTCGTCGACGAAGCCTCGATCATCGTGGAGGCAGGCAGGGGTGGTAGTGGCTGCCTCAGCTTCCGCCGCGAGAAATACGTGCCCAAGGGTGGCCCCGATGGCGGCGACGGCGGGCATGGCGGTAGCGTCTACCTGGTGGGTGACGACTCCCTCAATACCCTCATCGACTTCAAGTTCCAGCGTTTCTATCAGGCCGAGAACGGCCGGCCCGGCCAGGGGCGGCAGATGAGCGGACGCGCCGGTGACGACCTGGTGGTCAAGGTGCCGGTCGGCACCACCGTGATCGACGAGGACACGCTCGAAGTGATCGTCGATATCACCGAGATCGGCCAGCAGGTGCTGGTGGCCCAGGGCGGGCGTCGCGGGCTCGGCAATATTCACTTCAAGTCCTCCACCAATCGGGCCCCGCGCAAGACCACGACGGGCACCGAGGGCGAGCGGCGCAACCTGCGCCTGGAAATGAAGGTGATGGCCGACGTGGGTCTGCTGGGCATGCCCAATGCCGGCAAGTCGACGCTGATCCGTTCCGTCTCCGCGGCCAAGCCCAAGGTGGCCGACTACCCCTTCACCACCCTGGTGCCCAATCTTGGTGTGGTAAAGCTCGGCATGCACGAGCACTTCGTCATGGCCGACGTGCCGGGGCTGATCGAAGGGGCATCCGACGGTGCCGGACTGGGGCTGCGTTTCCTCAAGCACCTGACGCGCACCCGGCTGCTCTTTCATGTGGTCGACATGGCGCCCTTCGACGAGTCCGATCCGGTGGAGGCCGCCGAGGCGATCATCCACGAGCTGGGCCAGTTCTCGCCGGCCCTCGCCGAGCTGCCGCGCTGGCTGGTGGTCAACAAGCTCGACCTGGTGCCCGAGGAGGAGCGCGAGGCGCGGGTGGCCGCCATCGTCGAGGGTCTTGCCTGGGAGGGCCCGGTGTATCGTATCTCCGCCATCAGCGGCGAGGGCACCGATGCCCTGGTGCAGGTGGCGCATCGCTGGTTGACCGAGCGGCGCCGTCTCGAGCACGAGGACGAGGAGGCCGCTGAGCGCGAGCGTCAGATGCGCGAGCGCATGGAGGCCGAGTCCGTGGCACGTACCGAGGCGCGTCTGGGTCGGCGTCGCAAGCGCAAGGACGACGATGATGACGACTTCGATGATGATGATTATGACGTCGAGGTCGAATACGCTCCTTGA
- the proB gene encoding glutamate 5-kinase, producing the protein MSNERVPGRDALRGARRVVVKIGSALLTNDGRGLDEPAIGGWVDQIAALHKRGVEVVLVSSGAVAAGMVRLGWQVRPSAVHELQAAAAVGQNGLTQCYEHHFARHGLLTAQVLLTHDDLSNRKRYLNARSALRTLVDLRVVPVVNENDTVVTDEIRFGDNDTLGALVANLLEADALVILTDQEGLFDADPRHNPGARLIHEGRAGDPSLAAMAGTGGALGRGGMTTKVQAARLAARSGAVTAIASGRQPEVLTRLVEGERLGTLLCPEEAPMAARKRWLAGQLQVRGSLVLDAGAVKVLRGSGSSLLPVGVKALSGNFVRGDMVLCVDEQGERVAKGLVNYDAVEASRLLGKPSHQIEAILGYMEAPELIHRDNLVVL; encoded by the coding sequence GTGAGCAACGAGCGGGTACCGGGACGCGATGCGCTGCGTGGCGCTCGTCGGGTGGTGGTGAAGATCGGCAGCGCACTGCTGACCAATGACGGTCGCGGTCTCGATGAGCCCGCCATCGGTGGCTGGGTGGACCAGATCGCCGCGCTGCACAAGCGTGGCGTCGAAGTGGTGCTGGTCTCTTCCGGCGCTGTGGCAGCCGGCATGGTGCGGCTGGGCTGGCAGGTGCGTCCTTCGGCGGTGCACGAGCTGCAGGCCGCCGCCGCCGTGGGCCAGAATGGCCTCACCCAGTGTTATGAGCACCACTTCGCCCGTCACGGCCTGCTCACCGCCCAGGTGCTTTTGACCCACGACGATCTCTCCAACCGCAAGCGCTACCTCAACGCCCGCTCGGCATTGCGCACCCTGGTCGATCTACGGGTGGTGCCGGTGGTGAACGAGAACGATACCGTGGTCACCGACGAGATCCGCTTCGGGGACAACGACACCCTGGGTGCCTTGGTGGCCAACCTGCTGGAAGCCGATGCCCTGGTGATCCTCACCGACCAGGAGGGGTTGTTCGACGCCGACCCGCGCCACAACCCAGGTGCCCGGCTGATCCACGAAGGGCGTGCCGGCGATCCGTCGCTGGCCGCCATGGCGGGCACCGGGGGTGCGCTGGGGCGCGGGGGCATGACCACCAAGGTGCAGGCGGCGCGGCTGGCGGCACGCTCCGGCGCGGTCACGGCGATTGCCAGTGGGCGCCAGCCCGAGGTGCTGACGCGGCTGGTGGAGGGAGAGCGGCTCGGCACGCTGCTATGTCCGGAAGAGGCGCCCATGGCGGCCCGCAAACGCTGGCTGGCCGGCCAGCTGCAAGTGCGGGGCAGCCTGGTTCTGGATGCCGGTGCGGTGAAGGTGCTCCGCGGCAGCGGCTCTAGCCTGCTGCCGGTGGGGGTCAAGGCGCTGTCGGGCAACTTCGTGCGCGGCGACATGGTGCTCTGTGTGGACGAGCAGGGCGAGCGGGTCGCCAAGGGGCTGGTCAACTACGATGCCGTCGAGGCGAGCCGCCTTCTCGGCAAGCCCAGCCATCAGATCGAGGCGATCCTGGGCTACATGGAGGCGCCGGAGCTCATTCATCGCGACAACCTGGTGGTGCTCTGA
- the rpsT gene encoding 30S ribosomal protein S20 — MANSKQARKRARQAEGRRVLKASQRAMVRTYLKRVIKAIQGGDHAEAMSQFKQAQPVIDRIADKDVLSKKKAARLKSRLNKRIKALAA, encoded by the coding sequence GTGGCGAACAGCAAGCAAGCCCGCAAGCGTGCCCGTCAGGCCGAAGGCCGTCGTGTTCTGAAGGCGAGTCAGCGTGCCATGGTGCGTACTTACCTCAAGCGCGTTATCAAGGCCATCCAGGGCGGCGATCACGCCGAGGCCATGAGCCAGTTCAAGCAGGCGCAGCCGGTCATCGACCGTATCGCCGACAAGGACGTGCTCTCAAAGAAGAAGGCCGCGCGCCTGAAGAGCCGCCTGAACAAGCGAATTAAGGCGCTGGCTGCGTAA
- the murJ gene encoding murein biosynthesis integral membrane protein MurJ → MRSGLVVSVMTMLSRVMGLVRDVVVATLFGAGSGADAFFVAFKIPNFMRRLFAEGAFNQAFVPVLSEYATRGSKREVRELLNAVAGSLTAVLALITALAMLASPWLVWLFAPGFGRDPAKLALTADMLRLTFPYLLLVSLTAFAGSVLNTWNRFAVPAFTPVLLNLSLIGAALLLTPLMEEPAMALAWGVLIAGFAQLAFQVPFLVRLGLMPTPWPNFAHSGVKRILVLMAPALFGVSVSQINLLLDTVLASLLAPGSVSWLYYSDRLVELPLGVFGIAIGTVILPALSKRHAAQSGEHFAAMLDWAVRIVLLLGLPAALALAVLAEPLLISLFHYGAMTEHDITMAAMSLRAYAFGLIAFMLIKVLAPGFFARQNTKTPVKIGIIAMAANMVFNLILVWPLAHAGLALATALSAFLNAGLLGWLLWKERVLVFQPGWGRFGLQLLGGCTVMGLGLAWLSPDWQQWLGWGVWTRVQWLAMLVVAGAAVYFAWLMAFGVRLRHFRMKG, encoded by the coding sequence ATGCGCTCCGGCCTGGTGGTCAGCGTCATGACCATGCTGTCGCGGGTCATGGGGCTGGTGCGCGACGTGGTGGTGGCGACGCTGTTCGGTGCCGGCAGCGGTGCCGATGCCTTCTTCGTAGCCTTCAAGATCCCCAACTTCATGCGCCGACTGTTTGCCGAGGGTGCCTTCAACCAGGCCTTCGTGCCGGTGCTGTCGGAGTACGCCACCCGTGGCAGCAAGCGGGAGGTGCGCGAACTGCTCAATGCCGTGGCGGGCAGCCTCACCGCGGTGCTGGCACTGATCACGGCGCTGGCCATGCTGGCGTCGCCCTGGCTGGTGTGGCTCTTCGCCCCCGGTTTCGGTCGCGACCCGGCCAAGCTGGCGCTGACTGCCGACATGCTGCGGCTGACCTTTCCCTACCTGCTGCTGGTCTCGCTGACCGCCTTCGCCGGCAGCGTGCTCAATACCTGGAACCGTTTCGCGGTGCCGGCCTTCACCCCGGTGCTGCTGAATCTCTCGCTGATCGGTGCGGCACTGCTGCTGACGCCGCTGATGGAAGAGCCCGCCATGGCGCTGGCCTGGGGCGTGCTGATCGCGGGGTTCGCCCAGTTGGCTTTCCAGGTGCCGTTCCTGGTCCGCCTGGGGCTGATGCCCACGCCATGGCCCAACTTTGCCCACAGTGGGGTGAAGCGCATCCTGGTGCTGATGGCGCCGGCGCTGTTCGGGGTTTCGGTCTCACAGATCAACCTGCTGCTCGACACCGTGCTGGCTTCGCTGCTGGCGCCGGGCAGCGTCTCCTGGCTCTACTACTCCGACCGGCTGGTGGAGCTACCCCTGGGCGTGTTCGGTATTGCCATCGGTACGGTGATCCTGCCGGCACTCTCCAAGCGCCATGCGGCCCAATCAGGGGAGCATTTCGCTGCCATGCTCGACTGGGCGGTGCGGATCGTGCTGCTGCTGGGCCTGCCGGCGGCTCTGGCCCTGGCAGTGCTGGCAGAGCCGCTGCTGATCTCGCTGTTCCACTATGGCGCCATGACCGAGCATGACATCACCATGGCGGCCATGAGCCTGCGCGCCTACGCCTTCGGGCTGATCGCCTTCATGCTGATCAAGGTGCTGGCGCCGGGCTTCTTCGCCCGCCAGAACACCAAGACCCCGGTAAAGATCGGCATCATTGCCATGGCGGCCAACATGGTCTTCAACCTGATTCTCGTCTGGCCGCTGGCCCACGCCGGCCTGGCCCTGGCCACGGCGCTGTCGGCTTTCCTCAACGCCGGCCTGCTGGGCTGGCTGCTGTGGAAGGAGCGGGTGCTGGTGTTCCAGCCCGGCTGGGGACGTTTTGGATTGCAGCTGCTGGGCGGCTGTACGGTCATGGGGCTGGGCCTTGCGTGGCTCTCGCCCGACTGGCAGCAGTGGCTGGGCTGGGGCGTCTGGACCCGGGTGCAGTGGCTGGCGATGCTGGTGGTGGCCGGTGCGGCGGTCTATTTCGCCTGGCTGATGGCCTTCGGGGTGCGGCTGCGGCACTTTCGGATGAAAGGATAA
- the ribF gene encoding bifunctional riboflavin kinase/FAD synthetase translates to MEVIRGLHNLREEHRGCVATIGNFDGVHRGHQAILDQCREQASKLQLPVTVVVFEPQPREFFAGDQAPPRLTRLREKVRLLGEAGVEYVLCLPFNDALRSLTAVEFIDRVLVEGLGVRHLVVGDDFRFGCDRSGDFNLLAEEGERRGQAGFSVEHTRTFTLDDERVSSTRVRTLLASGNFSQAARMLGRPYRLNGRVVADQKLGRTIGVPTANLPLLPLPLALRGVYAVVAELPDGSRWPGVANIGWRPTVGSIRPVLEAHLFDFDGDLYGQRLAVFPCAKLRGEVKFDDFADLKRQIGADQVRARGYFAAHPAADDIGLTDDTLPLASAPLARETVASEFSAGRPPDHDDG, encoded by the coding sequence ATGGAAGTCATTCGAGGACTGCACAATCTGCGCGAGGAGCATCGCGGCTGCGTGGCCACCATCGGCAATTTCGATGGCGTGCATCGTGGCCATCAGGCGATTCTCGACCAGTGCCGCGAGCAGGCCTCGAAGCTGCAGCTGCCGGTCACGGTAGTGGTGTTCGAGCCCCAGCCCCGGGAGTTCTTCGCCGGCGACCAGGCGCCGCCGAGGCTGACCCGACTGCGCGAGAAGGTACGTCTGCTGGGCGAGGCCGGGGTGGAATATGTGCTCTGCCTGCCCTTCAACGATGCCCTGCGCAGCCTGACGGCGGTGGAATTCATCGACCGGGTGCTGGTCGAAGGCCTGGGTGTGCGACATCTGGTGGTGGGGGATGACTTCCGCTTCGGCTGCGATCGCAGCGGGGACTTCAACCTGCTCGCGGAAGAGGGTGAGCGCCGTGGGCAAGCTGGGTTCAGCGTCGAGCATACACGGACCTTCACCCTGGACGACGAGCGCGTCTCGAGCACCCGGGTGCGGACCCTCTTGGCCAGCGGCAACTTCTCCCAGGCGGCGCGCATGCTGGGCCGGCCCTACCGCCTGAATGGACGGGTAGTGGCCGACCAGAAGCTTGGCCGCACCATCGGCGTGCCCACCGCCAACCTGCCGCTGCTGCCACTGCCCCTGGCATTGCGTGGCGTCTATGCGGTGGTGGCCGAGCTGCCCGATGGCAGCCGCTGGCCGGGCGTAGCCAATATCGGCTGGCGCCCTACGGTGGGCAGCATTCGTCCGGTGCTGGAGGCTCACCTGTTCGACTTCGACGGTGACCTCTACGGCCAGCGGCTGGCGGTCTTCCCCTGCGCCAAGCTTCGCGGCGAGGTGAAATTCGACGACTTCGCCGATCTCAAGCGGCAGATCGGCGCCGACCAGGTGCGGGCCCGGGGCTATTTCGCCGCCCACCCCGCGGCCGATGACATCGGTTTGACAGACGACACACTTCCACTGGCATCGGCGCCCCTGGCGCGCGAGACCGTGGCTTCCGAATTCTCGGCGGGACGCCCCCCCGACCACGACGACGGCTGA